The Coffea arabica cultivar ET-39 chromosome 4e, Coffea Arabica ET-39 HiFi, whole genome shotgun sequence genome includes a window with the following:
- the LOC113740661 gene encoding G-type lectin S-receptor-like serine/threonine-protein kinase At1g11330, translating to MVRRPGNFQLPDERDHELPLFEFSIITFATDQFSEENKLVQGEFGSVYKGKLPTGQEIAVKRLNILSGHGIDKQFETEVAAMSKLQHRNLVKLLGYSIHGEDRILVYEYLPNGSLDSFIFDATTQGVLDWKRRSHIIEGIAQGLLYLHKYSRLRIIHKDLKTSNVLLDNNLNPKISGFGAAKVFGEDESRASTLNIIGTYGYMSPEYAMNGIISEKSDVYSFGVMMLETITGKKVTSVNDTDDRFTLVGHVWDLWKEGRISDIADPSLGETIPMHEISRCVQVGLLCVEENAADRPCMSDVISMLNNQFLVGLLVPNRPAFSASTGCRNNGNFVQNPDCSNNSVTISDLEAR from the exons ATGGTACGTC GGCCTGGGAACTTCCAGCTTCCTGATGAGAGGGATCATGAATTACCCCTTTTCGAATTTAGCATCATAACATTTGCGACTGATCAGTTTtctgaagaaaacaaacttgtCCAAGGAGAATTTGGTTCTGTTTACAAG GGTAAGTTGCCTACTGGACAGGAGATTGCGGTGAAAAGATTGAATATATTGTCTGGGCATGGAATTGATAAACAATTCGAGACCGAAGTTGCAGCGATGTCTAAGCTGCAACACCGAAACCTTGTAAAACTTTTGGGATACTCCATTCATGGAGAGGACCGGATATTAGTTTACGAGTACCTACCCAATGGTAGCTTGgattcatttatttttg aTGCTACAACACAGGGAGTACTTGATTGGAAAAGGCGTTCGCATATTATTGAAGGCATAGCTCAAGGGCTGCTGTACCTCCACAAGTATTCCAGACTAAGAATCATCCACAAGGATCTCAAAACAAGCAATGTCTTGCTGGACAATAACCtgaatcccaaaatttctggttttgggGCTGCAAAAGTTTTTGGAGAAGATGAATCACGTGCAAGTACATTGAACATTATAGGGACATA TGGTTACATGTCTCCTGAGTATGCAATGAATGGAATAATCTCTGAGAAGTCTGACGTTTATAGCTTTGGAGTCATGATGTTGGAGACCATAACTGGCAAGAAAGTCACTTCTGTCAATGATACAGATGATCGTTTTACCTTAGTCGGACAT GTGTGGGATTTATGGAAAGAAGGAAGGATTTCAGACATAGCAGATCCCAGTCTAGGTGAAACAATTCCCATGCATGAAATTTCAAGATGTGTTCAAGTTGGGCTGTTATGCGTTGAAGAAAATGCAGCAGATAGACCGTGCATGTCTGATGTGATTTCCATGCTTAACAACCAATTCCTAGTAGGCCTTCTTGTTCCAAATCGACCTGCTTTTTCTGCCAGCACCGGCTGCCGAAACAATGGCAACTTCGTTCAAAATCCAGACTGCTCCAACAACTCAGTGACGATTTCGGATTTGGAGGCTCGATGA